A portion of the Acipenser ruthenus chromosome 38, fAciRut3.2 maternal haplotype, whole genome shotgun sequence genome contains these proteins:
- the LOC117433932 gene encoding guanylate-binding protein 5-like, with protein sequence MDVPKQLVKFTSDGLAIDEEVAKYLSTLTGVTEVISVFGKHRTGKSYLLSRFFGDRNGFKVEHGYKACTKGIWVWARPHPSRPDTNLLLLDTEGTDDVEGGVLQDKQIFVLTSLLSSSLIYNTMKSLSRSDTRDIIELLQAVREITVDRNQEGSGGSLRDYLPNHFCFVIRDCQFEDCEKEEFLKHVLISMDGCLKENIKAAFTNMEVQLLPTPRRALPELKPEDLDKKFRNALSELITCVCDKLSTPKTVGMEKTHCTPGGIVDLARSYVRMLNNNESVCLREAAKDMTETQLNHAFREAWDQFQSCVQTATIDQLPMETELEEIHSQAQQCAVKTYEKYTNFFIDMQKTLDKKSELLVLIENNREVLLKMNCEKSELKCRKEFYMLKKKHIGPLTDYTGKEAFEKMRSQVNQLIEEYEQLSGMGPAKENTFSKLCETELVDLLTFAFQATINFIEQQYAERKARIQDFVGNLKNIADIMDKLQMHSTIANVAGSSAAVVGSVLTITGLALLPFTFGASAILTGVGVGVGVAGGVTTVTADICRFVKNKNLNSDVKEAHEKSMQDLNYIAELLQYVCDQLSQQKEASDSNWMNNVFRLFALGNFVGVLDDVLAVGVRIAANVARVAGIVLAALTIVLDAYAIIKKSIEIHKGCKTERAKEIRDLAQSIEKELTKVEGFIAQMKKQKKDIK encoded by the exons atggaTGTCCCAAAGCAGCTTGTCAAATTCACAAGCGACGGACTTGCCATCGATGAAGAAGTTGCAAAGTACCTATCAACTTTGACAGGTGTGACTGAGGTAATATCAGTTTTTGGTAAGCACAGGACTGGAAAGTCGTACCTCTTATCTCGCTTCTTTGGGGATAGGAATGGATTTAAAGTTGAACACGGCTATAAAGCATGTACCAAAGGGATCTGGGTGTGGGCAAGACCCCATCCTTCCCGTCCAGACACCAATCTCCTGCTGCTGGACACTGAGGGGACAGATGACGTTGAAGGTGGAGTCCTTCAAGATAAACAGATATTTGTACTGACTTCACTTCTCTCCAGCAGTCTGATCTACAATACAATGAAATCCTTAAGCAGAAGTGACACCAGAGATATCAT TGAACTTCTGCAGGCAGTGAGAGAAATAACAGTAGACAGGAACCAAGAAGGCAGTGGTGGTTCTCTCCGAGATTATCTTCCAAACCATTTCTGTTTCGTGATTCGAGATTGCCAGTTTGAAGATTGTGAAAAAGAGGAATTTCTGAAACATGTGCTGATTTCCATGGACggatgtttaaaagaaaatattaaggCAGCTTTTACTAATATGGAAGTCCAACTTTTACCAACACCAAGGAG AGCCCTGCCAGAATTGAAGCCTGAAGACTTAGATAAAAAGTTCCGGAATGCTCTGTCTGAGTTAATCACCTGTGTTTGTGATAAACTCTCCACTCCAAAGACAGTTGGCATGGAAAAGACACACTGCACGCCTGGAG GGATTGTAGACTTGGCACGGTCCTACGTCCGAATGCTGAACAATAATGAAAGTGTGTGTCTAAGAGAGGCTGCCAAAGATATGACTGAAACCCAACTAAACCATGCATTCAGAGAAGCCTGGGATCAGTTTCAGAGTTGCGTGCAGACAGCCACCATCGATCAACTACCCATGGAAACTGAACTGGAGGAAATCCATTCACAGGCCCAGCAATGTGCAGTGAAGACATATGAAAAATACACCAACTTTTTCATTGACATGCAGAAAACTCTGGATAAGAAATCTGAACTTTTG GTACTAATTGAAAACAATAGAGAGGTTCTCCTGAAAATGAATTGTGAAAAATCTGAACTGAAGTGCAGGAAAGAGTTTTACATGCTCAAGAAAAAACACATTGGACCTCTCACGGACTATACTGGCaaagaggcatttgaaaaaatGAGGAGTCAGGTCAACCAGCTGATAGAAGAATATGAACAGCTTTCAG GTATGGGACCTGCAAAAGAGAATACATTCTCTAAACTCTGTGAGACTGAATTAGTGGATTTGTTGACATTTGCTTTTCAG GCAACAATTAATTTCATTGAACAACAGTATGCAGAAAGGAAGGCAAGAATACAAGATTTTGTCGGAAATCTTAAGAACATTGCAGATATCATGGATAAACTTCAAATGCACTCCACCATAGCAAACGTAGCAGGAAGTTCTGCTGCTGTAGTTGGAAGTGTTCTAACCATTACAGGGCTGGCACTGCTTCCCTTTACGTTTGGAGCCTCTGCTATACTGACTGGTGTAGGGGTTGGAGTTGGTGTGGCTGGGGGGGTTACCACTGTCACCGCAGACATATGCaggtttgttaaaaacaaaaatttgAACAGTGATGTAAAGGAAGCGCATGAAAAAAGTATGCAGGACTTAAACTATATTGCAGAACTCTTGCAATATGTATGTGACCAACTTTCacagcagaaggaagcaagtgaTAGTAACTGGATGAATAATGTATTCAGGCTCTTTGCCTTAGGTAATTTTGTAGGAGTGCTTGATGACGTTTTAGCTGTAGGCGTTAGAATAGCTGCTAACGTTGCCAGAGTAGCAGGTATAGTGCTGGCTGCACTTACGATAGTGCTGGATGCATATGCTATTATTAAGAAGTCTATTGAAATCCATAAGGGATGTAAAACTGAAAGAGCAAAAGAGATCCGTGATCTGGCTCAAAGTATAGAGAAAGAACTAACAAAAGTAGAGGGCTTTATCGcacaaatgaaaaaacaaaaaaaagacatcaaaTGA